Sequence from the Acidobacteriota bacterium genome:
GGTACATACTGAAATTTCAGAGGATGGGAATAAAAATTATCTTTTAATGAAATTCAAACTTGGAATTCCTGAAAAAAAGAATGAGAACCTCTGGTGCGCCCTTACACGAAGAGAATACATGAATTTTAATGAATACAAAGGGCTTTCTTTCAACATTAAGAGTGATAAAAAATTGAGAGTCTGGTTTCAAGTTAGAGACATATTCCAGAATGAGGAAAGATGGTGGGCCCGATCAGTAAAAATAAAAGAAAATTGGGAGGAAAAAATAATATATTTCAAAGATCTTTATAATATAAAGGGAAAAAAGGATTATCCCATTAATCTTAAATACATAACAGGTATTTTCTTTGTTTTTGACAGAGGTTCAACTATAGAAGGAACTGATGGAAAAATTTATTTATCTAAGTTATGCTTGATATATTGAAAATGGTGAAGAAAAAAATCCTAATTGTTGATGATGAAGAAAACATAAGGAAAAGCTTAAGTATGATACTCGAATATGAAGGATATGAATGCATCGAAGCTGAATCAGCCTTATCTTCATATAGATTATTAGAAGAAGGTCCGGATTTAATCCTTCTGGATATAAAAATGCCGGGCATCAATGGAATGGAAATTCTTCAGGAAATAAAAAAAAGAAAGCCCCTTACAGAAGTCATTATGATATCCGGTCATGGAACTATATCCACTGCAGTAGAAGCAACAAAATTAGGGGCTTTTGATTTTCTTGAAAAACCCCTCTCAAGAGAAAGGGTTTTACTCTCAATTAGAAATGCCTTAGAAAAGAATAAACTTCGAGAAGAAAATATACTGTTGAAAAAGAAAACAGAAAAAAAATATGAGCTAATAGGTGAATCGACATCAATAAAAGAATTGAGAGAGCAGATTTTAAAGGTTGCCCGGACAGATGCAACTGTACTGATTATGGGAGAAAGCGGAACAGGAAAAGAGTTGATAGCAAGAGAGATTCACATATTAAGTCTAAGGTCATCCTTTCCGTTTATACAGGTAAATTGTGCAGCAATTCCTGAAGAACTAATCGAATCAGAACTATTTGGCCATGAAAAAGGAGCGTTCACTGGAGCAACCGACAAAAAAATTGGAAAGTTCGAACTTGCCCATAAGGGAACGATATTTCTTGATGAAATAGGAGATATGAGCCTGAGAACCCAGTCAAAAGTGTTAAGAGTTCTGGAAGAAGGAGAAGTGCAGAGGGTGGGCTCATCAAAAATCATAAAGGTCGATGTCAGAATTTTAGCTGCTACAAACAAAAATTTGAAAGATGAAATAAAAAAAGGAACCTTCAGAGAAGACCTCTACTTTCGCCTTAGTGTTGTTCCAATCGTTTCAGCTCCTCTCCGAGATAAAAAAGAGGACATACCAATTCTCATAAATTATTTTTCTGAAACTTTCTCAGAGGAAAATAATTTTAAGATGAAAAAATTCTCCGATGAAGCAATAAAATTTTTGATGAGATACCCATGGAAAGGAAATGTGAGAGAATTGAAAAACCTTGTTGAAAGACTTATTATAATGACTGAAAAAGAAATTATCGATGCGGATGACCTCCCTAATTATATAAAAGGTGAAACATCAGTTTTAGTTCCAGAAATAAGCAGGACTAAAACACTAAAAGAGTTTAAAGAAGAAGCTGAAAAACTATTTATTGTTGAAAAATTAAAAGAGAATAAGTGGAACTTATCAAAAACTGCGAGAAAAATAAAAACACCGAGGTCAAACCTCTACAAAAAAATTGAACAATATGGTATAAAATATAAGGCTGGAGCAGGCGATGGAATCGCTTCCCCAAAATACTATGGGGAGGAGGAAAGTCCGAACTCCACAGGGCAGGATGCTGGGTAATACCCAGGGTTCCGAGAAATCGGAATACGGAAAGTGCCACAGAAAACATACCGCTCTGTTCTTTATAAAGAACAGGGTAAGGGTGAAAAGGCGAGGTAAGAGCTCACCGCTCTGATGGTGACATCAGAGGCATGGCAAACCCCATCTGGAGCAAGGCCAAATAGACCCTGCTTTCCATTCTCCTTTTGCTAAAGGAAAATGGATAAGAATTGCCCGTTCGAATCTTTGATTTATCAGAGAGGCAGGGTGGGTAGGCTGCTAAGATTCCAGGAGTAATCCTGGAACAAGAGAAATGATTCCATTCTCCGATTTATTCGGAGAAAACAGAATTCGGCTTATGCCCTGCTCCAGCCTTCCTTATCCAAAAATAAATGAAGAAATCCTCCTTTAATTGATTGAGAAATAGGTTAAACAATTTTATTTTATTTCTTCAAGATGATGTCTCACATCTTTCCCTGCCACCATAAAAATTACATCTTCCGCTATGTTTGTGGCGTGATCTGCAATTCGCTCTAAATGTCTCGATATCAGGATTAAATTTAATGCTCTTTTAATCGTAGAGGAATCAGAAATCATATAAACTAACAATTCATTAAAAACCTGATTTTTTAGAGCATCTACCTCATCATCCCTTTTAAGTATTCTCCTTGCGTTGTCAATATCTTTTCTGATGAAAGAATCAATGCTTTCTCTTACCATTTCTTCAGCAATCTGTGTCATCCTTGGAATATCAATCAGAGGTTTTAACTGAGGTTGAGTTATAAGAAACTGTACACTTTCAGAGATATTAATCGCCTGATCAGCCATTCTTTCTAAATCAGTATTGATTTTGGCAGCTGCCAGTATAAACCTTAAGTCAGCTGCTGCGGGTTGATGAAGAGCAAGTAATTTCAAACTTCTTTCATCAATTTCAATATGAAGTCTGTTGACTTCATCTTCTTTTATGTAAACATCTTTCAAAAAGGAATCATCCTTTTCAACAAGTGATTTTATCGAATTGTGAATCATTGATTCAGCGAGACTCGCCATGTAAAGAAGTCTATTTTTTAATTCATTTAATTCTATATCAAAGTGTCTTTCCATATTTCCTCCTTGTTATCCAAATCTTCCAGTTATATAATCTTCGGTTAGTATTTTTGATGGAGTAGTAAATATTTTTTCTGTTTTATCAAATTCTACTAATTCTCCTAAATATATAAAAGCTGTATAATCAGAGACCCTTGCTGCCTGCTGCATGTTATGGGTTACAATAATGATGGTAACCTCTTTTTTAAGTTCCATTATAAGCTCTTCAATTTTAAAGGTAGCTGTAGGATCAAGGGCAGATGTAGGCTCATCAAACAATAAAATTTCCGGGTCAGTGGCAAGGGCTCGTGCTATACATAATCTTTGCTGTTGGCCACCTGAGAGATTGAATGCCATTTCATGAAGTTTATCTTTAACCTCATCCCATAAAGCTGCTTTTTTTAAAGAGAACTCTATTCTCTCATTTAAAAAGCCCCTTTTGTTCAGCCCGCGTATTCTAAGCCCGTAAGCAACGTTTTCATATATAGACTTTGGAAAGGGATTTGGTTTCTGGAAAACCATACTTATACGCATTCTAATCTCTACTGGGTCGATTCGAGAGTCTAAGATATTAATGTTATCTGGATAGATAATTAATTCACCATTATATTTATTATGAGGGTAAAGGTCATGCATTCTGTTAAAACATCTAAGGAAAGTAGTCTTACCACAGCCAGAGGGGCCTATAATTGCTGTTACCTTATTTTCAATAATCGGCAGATTTACATCTTTTAGTGCTTGAAAATCATTATAATAAAAATTAAGATGCTTAACTTCTGATTTCAAATCTTTATAAATAGCTTTTTCCACAGACATTTTTTTCTTCTACCTATACTTCTCTACCTAATAAAACTTTAATTTTACCATCTTATTTTCTTCCTGAATTTGTACCTTATATAGATTGCTAAAGAATTTATAAATAACGTTATTATTAAAAGAACTACAGCTGCTGCAGCGGCATTGACATGAAATTCATCCTGAGGTCTTGATACCCAGTTGAATATTTGTATGGGAAGTACTGTAAAAGGGTCAAGAAGCCATTTAAAAGATATAAAAGGAAAACTTGAAGATATAGGGGATGAAGGAAGAAAAGCTATAAAAGTCAGGCCTCCTATTGTAATCAGAGGAGCTGTTTCTCCAATAGCTCTTGAAAGTCCTATAATAACGCCGGTGAAAATTCCTCCAAGTGAATAAGGGATTATATGATCTTTCACAGTTTGCCACTTTGTTGCACCAAGAGAGTAAGAGGCTTCTCTTATAGAGTTAGGTATTGCTCTTATAGCTTTCCTGGTCGTTGTTACTATCAAGGGAAGTATTAAAAGAGAAAGTGTCAATCCTCCTGTCAATATGCTTTCTTTAAATTTGAAGAAATAAACAAATAAACTCAGGGCTAAAAGTCCATATATTATAGAAGGCACTCCAGCAAGGTTTATGATGTTAATCTCTATTATATTTGTGAGCCAGTTTTCTCTGGAATACTCCTCAAGGTATATACCTGCGGTTACTCCTAAAGGAATTGAAACAATTGCGGTGACAACCATTACAAGAATAGTTCCAATTAATGCTGAAAGGATGCCTGCATTTTCAGGAAACCTTGAAGGAAAAGACGTTAAAAATCTACAGTTCAATCTTAAATAACCATCTAAAAATAAATCAATTATCAATGTAAACAGGAGAACAAAACCGATTAAAGTTGAGAAAAGACCTATTGTCCAGAAAGCATAATCCTTGAATTTATTAAAGACAATTCTTTTCTTAATATATTCTCTATTTTGATCTAATATTGATATATCCTGATTATTACTTTTGAAAACATTTAAATTTTTCATTTAATATGATTCCCTTATCCTTTTCTTTAGCCAGGCGCCAATCAGGTTAAAAAATAAAGTTAGTAAGAATAAAGTTATCCCTGCTGCAAATATTGTTTTATACTCAATAGTTCCATGAGGAGCATCTCCTAAGCTTATCTGAACTATGAAAGCAGGTATAGCCTGAACAGACTCAATCGGATTTAACGTTAAATTTGGCATCATTCCAGCTGCAATTGAGACTACCATTGTTTCTCCAATCGCTCTTGATATTCCCATGATAAAAGCTGCTGATATTCCAGAGAATGATGCTGGAATTACGACCTTAAAAGCTGTTTGAAATTTTGTAGCTCCCATGGCATAGGAGCCCTCTTTAATATGCATTGGAACAGATTTCATAACATCTTCGCTTAATGAGCTTATATATGGAATTATCATTATTCCTATTATTATTCCCGGACTTAAAGCATTGAAGCCCTGGATTTCAGGAATGATTTTTTTTAGCAAAGGGGTTAAAAAAAGCAGTGCAAAATAGCCGTATACTACTGTTGGAACCCCGGCTAAAAGCTCAAGAAGTGGCTTTAAAATTTCTCTGATTCGATAGTTAGCATATTCACTTAGATAAACAGCTATTATTATTCCCAAGGGTAAAGCTACTGTTAAAGAAATTACACTTATTAAGAGGGTTCCTGTGATAAGGGGCAATATTCCAAATTTTGGGTTCGCAAAAAGGGGTGTCCACTGTTTTTCTGTCAAAAATTCTTTTATAGAAACTTCTTTGAAAAATCCCATTGCTTCATATGAAAGAAAAATTACTATACTGATTGTAATAAATACAGAAAAAGAGGCACTGAGGAGGAATGCCCCCTCAATAGCCCTCTCTTTTGTCTTACTGAGTACTTTTCCTTTAGCTCTTCTTTTTATTTTTTCTTCTCCTCCAACTTGAGTAAATCCTCTATCCTTACCCCAACTTTAGCTTCCCCACCGAATACTGTACCAGTGATACCTTTAATGAACCTATCCAAAGTAAGCTTATAGGCCTTATCAGTTAAAGGAATGTATTTCACTTCCTTAACAAGGACTGGAGCTTTCTTTATGTAGAATTCAACAAATTCTTTTACCTCAGGTCTTAAAGAAGATCTCTTGTTAACATATATGAATACTGGTCTTGATAGAGGTTGATATGTTCCATCCATTACAGTCTTTTCAGAAGGAAGGATGCAACCCTGTCCACCATCTATGGCTACAAGTTTTAATTTGTCAACATTTTCTACGTAGTATGCGTATCCGAAATAGCCTAAACCATTCTTATCAGCAGATATACCCTGAACTAAAACATTATCATCTTCACTCGAGGTATAATCTCCTCTGCTTGACTTTGATTTACCCACTATTGCCTCAGTGAAATAATCAAAAGTTCCTGAATCAACTCCTGGACCATAAAGCCTTATAGGATTGTCCGGCCATTCCGGTCTGATCTGATTCCACCTTACTATCTTGCCTTCAGCCTCTGGCTCCCAAATTTTTTTAAGCTCAGAAACATTCATGCAGGATACCCAGGTGTTTCTTGGGTTTACCATAATAGCAAGTCCATCATATGCCACTGGAAGTTCGAAGTATTCTATTCCTTCCTTCTGGCATAACTCCATTTCTTTTTGAAGTATTGGCCTTGAAGCATCTGATATATCTATCTCTCCTCTGCAGAACTTTTTAAACCCTCCACCTGTTCCAGATATTCCCACTGTAACCCTAATAGCTCCCTTTTTTAGCTTCTGAGACTCCTCAGCTACAGCTTCTGTAATTGGATAGACTGTGCTCGATCCATCAATCTTAATGATTTTTTCCTGAGCTTTAATTGTGATTTTAGCCCATACGAAAAAAATTGCTGAAGTTACTGCAATTGCAATAACTTTTTTCAAAATTTCTTTTTTCATGTTTGTCCTCCATTATACAATTTTTTTATCACATAAATGTTACATTTCAGTAACATTTCTGTTAAATCAAGGGTTTGTCTAAAATTTATACATCTGAAAATATAGATCATTTCCCTATCTCACTGAGACCAGGAATAAAAGAACGTAACCTTAAGATAAAAATCTGTTTTATGCCCTGAATTAGGAGGCTTATCGTAAGAAATCAATTCTATATTAGGGATAAGGCTCGCATTTTTGATTGGATGCAAATCCAACCCTGCAAGAAAAAGAGAAAAGGGAGTACCTCCGTTAATAGGAACATAGGCTATGGATTGGCCTGATGGATTAGGGTCAGCCATTCGATCGTATCGGAAAAGAAGAGATGTTTTATCAGATGTTTTAAATATCCCAAATACAGAACTCACAGAAAGATTAAGAATTTCATTTCCTATCCCCTGCTGAAGGGTTTGATAGGCATATTGAACACCTATACGAGTTCTTTCTCCCCGATACCCAAAGAAACCTTGATAAACCCAGCTGTTTCTATCGGATGTAACCTGTGAATAATCTCCATAGATTTCAAAAAGAAAGTGCTTGCCGATTTTGAACAGAAAGGAAGCCATCCCTTTCTTCTGTTTATTTACTTCTGACTTTGTTCCTTCTCCATTTGCCACCTGAATATGGTAGGAGAACCATTTTTCCTTTCCCATAGAACCTTTGAAAGCAAAGCCAAAATCACGGGAATCTCCCATCCTATAAAGATCTAAAGGAGTCTTTTCCACTGACCTGTATCCCCAGAATGCCTCAATGAATTCCCATGTTGGAGTTGGAGAAATTCCGATTATAACATTGTGATTGCCTGTCTTCCATCCGAGATATGCATCTTTCACATAGGGCTTTAATGTGTCATTGGTTTTGAAATCTCCAGGGCTGTTAAGTTCGAGTCTAAATCGAGTGAAAAATTCATCGGTTAATTTATAGTCATAAGTAAAGTAAATACGACGGAACCAGAATCCATTTTGACCTTCAAGATTTATGTTGTGATGGTTAAAAACATAGTAATAGTCACCAAACATATATCCTGAGAATTTCCCCTGAGCAAAAGTTTGCCCTGCCAATAATAAAACCCATCCTAAGACCAAAAACCTCAAGTAATAATGAACAAAAAGATTTTTTGATACTTTCATTTATTTAACCTCCCTTTTTAGCATTTTTTATTGCTCGCATTCTTAATAATAAAATTAATTTGTGACATTTTTATTAAAGGTTTGTTAAATTTTAGTAAAAAAATTCAGATGTAGAGATAGTCTAAAAACTATATTTTTCTTGAAAACTGAATATAATAAAATCAATGAGTTAGACGTAGTAGGGAGGTTTAAAAATTAGGTTTTTAGACCTAGCGTGCTGTCCCTTACATATCTTTACAGGCAAAAAATCTCTAAGACAGCACACTGAAGGGGTATGGAGAAGTGGTCTTCCCCAGCCTGGGGAGCGAAGCGTCTAAGGAGATCTTTCTCCCATAGAGAAAGTGTCATGTTACAATAATATAACGAAAGGTATTTAAGTGACATGACACTATCTCTATGTCTCTAATTTCTAAGAGGAAGGGTGAATATAAATTTCGAACCTTTTCCTAATTTACTTTCTGCTCTTATGTTTCCATTATGAGCTTCGATTATGTGTTTTGCAATGGCTAATCCAAGTCCAGTTCCTCCGGAATCTCTTGAACGGGCCCTGTCGACTCTGTAAAATCTTTCAAATATTCTTGGAATATCCTTTTCAGGTATTCCGATTCCATTATCCTCTACTTCTGTTTCTAAAAAATTTTCTTTTACTCGACATCTTATATCAACTCTTCCATCTTCATCTATAAACTTTACTGAGTTATCTAAAAGATTCAGAAGAACTTGAAGCAGTTTTTCTCTATCTCCTGGAACTTCAGGAATATCTTCTGGAACGTCAATTTTTATAAGAATTTTTTTTCTCTCAGCTTTTGGTTTAATATAATTAATAGCGTCTTCTATAATCTCTTTAATAGAAATTTTTTTAATTTCAAATTTTATCTTTTTCGATTCTATCTTTGAAAGCTCCAGCACATCCTCTATTAAATTAGAAAGTCTCTCTGACTGCTCTTTAATCTTTAAAATGAAATTTTTTTGAACTTCTCTGCTTTCTTCATTTCCTTCTAAGAGAGTGTCCACAGCTCCCTTAATCACAGTTAGTGGAGTTTTAAGTTCGTGGGAAACATTTGAGGTAAACTCTACCCTCCTTCTCTCTAACATTCTTATTTCTGTAATGTCAAAGAAGACCGCTAAAACTCCAGAAAAGAGTTTATTTCCCATTGGGACTGCGTTTACATGAAAT
This genomic interval carries:
- the phoU gene encoding phosphate signaling complex protein PhoU, with translation MERHFDIELNELKNRLLYMASLAESMIHNSIKSLVEKDDSFLKDVYIKEDEVNRLHIEIDERSLKLLALHQPAAADLRFILAAAKINTDLERMADQAINISESVQFLITQPQLKPLIDIPRMTQIAEEMVRESIDSFIRKDIDNARRILKRDDEVDALKNQVFNELLVYMISDSSTIKRALNLILISRHLERIADHATNIAEDVIFMVAGKDVRHHLEEIK
- the pstB gene encoding phosphate ABC transporter ATP-binding protein PstB codes for the protein MSVEKAIYKDLKSEVKHLNFYYNDFQALKDVNLPIIENKVTAIIGPSGCGKTTFLRCFNRMHDLYPHNKYNGELIIYPDNINILDSRIDPVEIRMRISMVFQKPNPFPKSIYENVAYGLRIRGLNKRGFLNERIEFSLKKAALWDEVKDKLHEMAFNLSGGQQQRLCIARALATDPEILLFDEPTSALDPTATFKIEELIMELKKEVTIIIVTHNMQQAARVSDYTAFIYLGELVEFDKTEKIFTTPSKILTEDYITGRFG
- the pstA gene encoding phosphate ABC transporter permease PstA yields the protein MKNLNVFKSNNQDISILDQNREYIKKRIVFNKFKDYAFWTIGLFSTLIGFVLLFTLIIDLFLDGYLRLNCRFLTSFPSRFPENAGILSALIGTILVMVVTAIVSIPLGVTAGIYLEEYSRENWLTNIIEINIINLAGVPSIIYGLLALSLFVYFFKFKESILTGGLTLSLLILPLIVTTTRKAIRAIPNSIREASYSLGATKWQTVKDHIIPYSLGGIFTGVIIGLSRAIGETAPLITIGGLTFIAFLPSSPISSSFPFISFKWLLDPFTVLPIQIFNWVSRPQDEFHVNAAAAAVVLLIITLFINSLAIYIRYKFRKKIRW
- the pstC gene encoding phosphate ABC transporter permease subunit PstC, encoding MEGAFLLSASFSVFITISIVIFLSYEAMGFFKEVSIKEFLTEKQWTPLFANPKFGILPLITGTLLISVISLTVALPLGIIIAVYLSEYANYRIREILKPLLELLAGVPTVVYGYFALLFLTPLLKKIIPEIQGFNALSPGIIIGIMIIPYISSLSEDVMKSVPMHIKEGSYAMGATKFQTAFKVVIPASFSGISAAFIMGISRAIGETMVVSIAAGMMPNLTLNPIESVQAIPAFIVQISLGDAPHGTIEYKTIFAAGITLFLLTLFFNLIGAWLKKRIRESY
- a CDS encoding PstS family phosphate ABC transporter substrate-binding protein, whose amino-acid sequence is MKKEILKKVIAIAVTSAIFFVWAKITIKAQEKIIKIDGSSTVYPITEAVAEESQKLKKGAIRVTVGISGTGGGFKKFCRGEIDISDASRPILQKEMELCQKEGIEYFELPVAYDGLAIMVNPRNTWVSCMNVSELKKIWEPEAEGKIVRWNQIRPEWPDNPIRLYGPGVDSGTFDYFTEAIVGKSKSSRGDYTSSEDDNVLVQGISADKNGLGYFGYAYYVENVDKLKLVAIDGGQGCILPSEKTVMDGTYQPLSRPVFIYVNKRSSLRPEVKEFVEFYIKKAPVLVKEVKYIPLTDKAYKLTLDRFIKGITGTVFGGEAKVGVRIEDLLKLEEKKK